The Chlorocebus sabaeus isolate Y175 chromosome 11, mChlSab1.0.hap1, whole genome shotgun sequence genomic interval AGGAATCTGAAAGACATTCAGCTTGCTGGTGTTCTTGAGCGTCTGGCGCCGATTGCAGAACCAGACCCGCACGACCTCACGGTCATAGTTGAGCTCCTTAGCAATTTCAGTGATCTCCTGGCCTGTGGGCAGTGGGTTCTTCTCAAAATAGGCATTGAGAGCCTCTATGGCCTGGGGGGTGAAAGAGGTGCGGCGTTTGCGTTTCTTGGAGGGCTCGCCTCCCACAAACTCCATCAGGTTCTGCTGGCCTTCCTGGTTCCGCAGCTCAGCTTCGTTCAGCCACTTTTCCAGCACCGGCTTCAGCTTCTGGGCACTCTTGGGTGTGATGTCCAGCTTCTCGAACCTGTGGGCAACCCATACCCAGGAAGAGGGAGTGAGAGCATCTCAGTCTCTTTGGCACACCCTGCACCTAGGTGCAGGCTCCATCCTCAAGGGGCCGCTCCTCTAGGGGCTGGTGAGAATGTACCCAGTGCTCCCCTCACCGCCTCCACCACGAGCCCTCTAGCTTGGCCAAGTCCAGACTCCTCAGACCCTCTGATGTGCCCGATCCTAACAGGGAGACCATTCCCATGGCCTCGGCTCAGTCAGTAGTGGAATAATAATAGTGCAACTGCCTTACGAACAACCATTCTAGAACGTTCCCCTAAATGAATGAAGTCCTTTGAGGAGTCACCTTGGGAGGCCTCCAGTCACACTCCCATAGCAGCATCACTGACAAGTCAGGCTGCTCTTTCTGGCTCAGCTGGATGTGGCGACAGGATTATCCACAGGATGCTGAAGGCACTCTAAAGGTCACTCTAGCCTGACCTATGGAGCTGGCAGGCAGATGAAACCTTTCGGCCATCCCTGAGTCATGCGCTTATTCTTGTTTGAAACTCTATCCCTCCTGGCACCAAAACCAGTTTGTAGGCTGCTTACACAAAACTCAGCTATGTTACTTTATAGTCATGCCTTGTAAGAAGGGAGACGGGAGCATGATGAGGCATGGTGGGTTACAGTTAAGGGCCAAGATAGAATGGAAGTTCCCACTTTGGTGACTAATTTTATAAGCTGTACTCCTTTCCTACTAGAATTCCTCAGTGCATTAGGGTCTTGGGTTCCTCAAAGAAGACCCATATTAATGCCCAGGATTGGAGGATAAACTTCAGAGGGCCTCAGAAGGACAGGGTCAGTCTTTGACTACCCAGGTGTTCACATCTACCCTTAAGACGGTCTTCCTTATCTGGAAAAAGGCTGGAGCAAGGGGGCATATGGAAAAGGGGCCAGTGCCCAGGTCCCTATGAGTGCCCGGTGGCACCAGGCAGCTGAGCAGGCCCTGATCCTGTCTAGGGCAGCCTTACTCACCGGCAGATGGCTGACTGGCTGTAGGCTGGACCTTCTGTTGCAGTCAGAGCCTGACCCACCTGGGTCTGTGTAAGGCCCAGGGAGAGCCGCCGGATCTTAAAGTTCTTGGCAAACTCCCGGATCTCTTCTAAGTTGATCCCATCCTCATCCAGACTTGGAGTATGTGGCTCTAGGCCAGAGGGAAGGAGCAGGGATGAGTGTGTAACATGGGAACCATCCCTGCTTACCTCTCACTACTCACGCAGTAGTGAGAGGTGAGGACACCTGGGAAAAGGCTCATGCACCTTCAAGACCTTTATCACCTTTGTCCCCGAGACAAGCAAGACTTGAAGAAAAGGGGCCTAAACTAACCTGTCCAGGGGTAAGGAGCTATTTTCAAGTTCTTCCGGCTCTAACTGCTCAACCTCCCCCACTTTCCTTAGGCTTGGCCCCAAACACACTTTTTGGTTACCCACATTCCTCAAATACTGGGTGAGAGACCATAGCAGAGACAGCCCATGGCTCGGCCTCTCTGAAaagcagccagccagccagctcaACAGCCTCCACTGTCATCATGCCCAAACTCCACCTCCACAGGAATGGGAATGAAAAAGCCAGCCCCTCATATTGGGCCTCTGCCCTTCCCCTTTGGGCCCTAGGATGTTTATCAAGGAAAGCAGCATCTGAAGAGGTTGGGTGCCCAAATAAATGCCTCCCCCACTTCTCCACACTACTCCTCCAGGAGCCACTTACTGGACACCAACTGGCTGACGGTGGGGGTCTCTGAGCAGGTAATTGGGATAGGAGCAGAGGCAGATGGCTTGGCTGCTGGAGCTGGGCTGGCGATGACCACAGCAGGCTGGGGCACGGTTGGTGTGGGCTGGATGGGCTGCACCTGTGAAAGGACAGACAACAAGCCTTTGCTGCCCTCTGCCAGGCTCAGGGACTTAAAATCCCTGGGTGGACCAGGGGCAGGCCAAAAACAGGCATGAAATCCTCACGCATGCAGGACAACCCGCCTGGGCCCTATCATAAAGCAAGACTGAGCAGGGcctggtggctgatgcctgtaatcccaacactttgggaagccaaggcgggaggatcacttgaggttgggagtttgagatcagcatgggcaatgtggcaaaaccctgtctctactaaaattagctgggcgttttggtgggtgcctgtaatcccagctactgaggaggctgaggccggagaattgcttgaacccgggaggcggaggttgcaatgagccaagactgcgccactacactccagcctgggtgacacagtgagattccatctcaaaaaagaagcaaGACTAGAGGCTGCTTATTAACACCGACCCAACAACAGTGACTGAATTATACTAAATAAGCACAGCAACCTGCCCTACCAACCTGGAGCTTCACACCCACCTGTGACACAGGCAGGcaagaggctcagaaaggttcaGTACACTTGGCCAAAGCCCCAACAAGTGCTCATCCTTGGGATAGCTGCTTCCAAATCTCTGCCCTCAAAGATAGCCTCAACCTGATTTTACAGCCTCTCAGGCCCCAAATGTGCATGAACAGGGAAACTGGTAGGTAGCTTTTGGTATCTCTCTACCATGAGAGActgtgcagccattaaaaaggagaaGGTATACCTCCTACCTACTCTGATGTCTGAGTCATAGCCATAAGTGAAAAATGCAAGGTGAAAATcagttttggccgggcgtggtggctcacgccttaatcccagcactttgggaggccaaggtgggtggatcacctgaggtcaggagttcaagaccagcctggccaacatggtgaaactctgtctcttactaaaaatacaaaaattagccaggcatggtggcatgcacttgtaatcccagcactttgggaggccaaggtgggtggatcacttgaggtcaggagttaaagaccagcctggccaatacagtgaaactccgtctctactaaagatacaaaaattagccaggtgtggtgatgcatgtctgtagtcccagctactggggaggctgaggcaggacaatcgcttgaacccgggaggcagaggttgcagtaagacgagagatcatgccactgcacttcagcctgggcaagagagtgagactccgtctcgaaaaataaaaaataattaaaaaaaaagaaaatcagtttttatGGAATAATGCCTTTAAGAAATACATGtgaatttccagaaaaacaaaatcttgagGCATATAAAGTGAGCTATCAAAAGAAGTTGTCTCTGGAGTTGGAATTAGAagggatttttactttttacattacacaaaatattagaatttttgtAAAAATCATATATCGTAATTGTAATCAGAAGAAActataaatatatgaaagtatttggtatgtttttttttaaaaaaaagctttctagGAAGTACAGATTTCTCCAGGATGGTCCTGTTTCCTGGATTCTACCCCTGGTATGTCTCAAGTCCATTGCTTCTTTATCCCCAGGGCCTTTGCCTTAGTTCAGAGCTCCTTGACTCTCCCTAGAGCTGTTTAAACCACCTCACCACAGTCCAGTTCTTGACATCATATGAataacagggatttttttttttttttttttttgagatggagtctcattctgtcacccagactggaatacagtagcacgatctcggcttatcacaacctccgcctcctgggttcaaacaattctcctgccttggcctcccaagtagctgggattacaggagcccgccgccatgcctggctaatttctgtatttttagtagagacgaggtttcaccatgttgaccaggctggtcttgaactcctgacgtcaggtgatccacctgcctcggcctaccaaagtgctgggattataggcatgagccactgtgcccagcctataacagggatttttaaaaaatgcatctctcagctgggcacggtgtcacatgcctgtaatcccagcactttaggaggctgaggtgggctgatcacttgagtccaggagttcaagaccagcctgggcaatgtggcaaaaccctgtctctacaaaaaatacaaaaattaaccaggtgtgatcgtgcacacctgtagtctcagctactggggaggatgaggtgggaggactgattgagtctaggagcagaggttgcagtgagccgagctcacatcactacactccagcctgggcaacagagcaagaccctggtctcaaacaaacaaacaaacaaaaaagcacatcCGGTCAGCCATTTCCTTGCTAAAGGAGGACCTTCAGCATCAGCAGTTCCCTAGTAGTACCTTACCTGATACAAGAAGAAGCACTGTTTGCTTTTCAAGTGCTTTCTGTGCGCCAGTGTTCACTGCCCATGTATAATATATCCTTCAGCATTCATAACCTTCTGAAGTTGGTACCCTTATGATCTCTATTCACAGATAAAGCTAAGAGGTTATTTACAAAACTTGGAAGTGCATGCTACATTTGTGAACCACTGGCCTTATTATCACCTGGGAACTTAGGAATGCAAACTCTTGGACTCCACTTCAGATCTACTGAATAAGAAACTCTGAGGTGGGACACAGGAATCTTCATTCCAGCAAGGCctccaggggattctgatgcaCAGGCTTGAGAACTGCTGCTCTAGCATGTGATACTTGCTACAGTTCCCTGAAGGTAGAACACTCTCACATccaactcatccctttttatttttagagatggggtcttgctatgttgtccagactggagtgcagtggctattcacagccATGATCATTgtacactgcagccttgaactcttggcctcaagtgatcctctgcctcaacctcctgagtagctgggactacaggtgagcaccaccatgccagcttcATCCCTTTATGATAGTCCAATGTCCCTCATCTATGAAGTCTTGCCTAACCTCCAAGTTTGTCGAGAGCTCGGTTCTCTGGGGCCCCAAACCACCTTATTTGTGTGTCCCTGTGATAGTTTTGTCCCACTGACTTGTCTCCAATGCCAAGCTACCTAAGGCTAGGAGGgcatcttattcatctttgtgttttCAGCACTTGGAatacagtaggcactcaaaaaataCTCCTAGAATGAGAGTGGAGaggtggagggatggaggggtagAGGAAGCGAGTACAAAACTGACTTCCCAGGCCTTTTCAGGAAGATTGCTCACCCTAGAGCCGATCCTGGCCCAGTCTACTTTGACCATCACCTACCTCCCTGACCTTCTTAGAACAGCACTGGCCTCTGAGggcacatatacatattttgggCGTGTGTGAGTAGGGGGTCTCGTGAAGCTGTTTCCCTGGGCTGAACCTGGGTGGACACATGTGGGTTTTCTACTGTGGGACCTCCCCCACTTTAGGAGGTGCCCTGCTCTCCTAGGAGTTTCGGAAGATGCTGTCCTGCCTGGCAGTCTGGAGGGAAGCAGCCAATGCCAGATGGCAGAGCCTGCGCCAcgccccaccacccccagcccttgTACCTCACTCTTAGCAGGGGACTCAGGTGTGCTTGGCTTCCGGACAGCCACAGGTGGAGGCAGGGGGCTGCTGGCCAGGGTCGCAATCACCTGGCCCTGGGCGTTCAACAACAGTTGGGGGGTCACGGCCTGGACCTGCAGGCTTTGGGCTGGTGCTGGGGCCGCCACACTAGCTGAGTTCACTACCCATGGAAGGGTTCCAATAACCTGGGAGGAAATAAGGCAGGGACCCCAGGTGTGAGGGTAGGATCCAGCTCCACCCCAGACCCAAATCCCCACACCGCCAGGGGAAGAGACTATTGGACAAATCCCTAAAGctgctctggcctcagtttctgcatgAGTAAAGTGCAGGATTCACACTCTAAGGGCTACTTCCTTTATTCCATCCTCCGAGCTGTGGTGGAGCAGGAATAGGTCTGGATGTGGATTCAGAGAGACCTGCCTTGTTCTGCCACATTTTAGCTGTGTGGCTTTCATTGCTCTGAACCTCAGCCTTCTGTCCTGTAAGATGGGAATAAAAATCTCCACCTAATAGATTTGTACTCCAAAGAAAGTGAGATGATGTATGAGAAAGCACCCATCATAAAGCCTGACCACAGCATGGGGGCTCCGTAAATGAAAACCCCCATGTAATGTAAGCACCTCCAGGACGGTGGTGGGTACACCCCTGACCAGCTTTAGCATCGGCAGAAAGCCGCCACCGAGGAGATAGGAACAACAGCTTGACATCTGTTCGAGTTTCTATGACCCACAGCCCAAGTCCTGGCCGCCTTCCCCTGGCCAGCCTCTCCGCAGTCCCCACCCTCCAGCCCTGCCTTTGGCCACTTGCCTGTCCCTGAGCATTGGTGAGGATCTGACTGCTGATCCCCGGCATGCTGGGAATGGCGCTGGTAATGACCGGAGCTGTAGTGAGGGACCCCAGGATCTGGGTCTGTCCCCCAAGGGAAGCAGCACTGATCTGTGGGTGGAGGAAGAGCCTTGCTCAGAAGCCGAGGGCTGAGAAGACCCctgggcagagggaagaggaCAGAGGGCACTGGGGTGGGTAGATGTGATGGTGGGCTTCAGGCCCATGTCTACCAGCTGGATGGTTCCCAGGGCTAGGGGCTGCAGGGGTCAGCGGGGAAGCGGGGGCCACAGTCATGGAAAAGTAACTCTGGTTAATCTTTCTGCCAGGGTAGAAGGGTCACACCTGAGAGGCTGATGTGATCCTAGCCATATCTAACAGCTCCCACTGCCAAGCCAGGAGCTACACTGGACAGACCAGCATAGAGCTGTAAGCTCTGGCTGCACCTTAGTGACAGCTCACAAGTTTTCAATCCCCAGACGTCATCCCACCCTCCAAGCCTGGTCCAGTGGTTCAGGTTCTGGAGAATGTGCCCAGACCTCTTGGCAGAGGTTGTCTGCTTTTATCTGGGATGGACGGGCTGGCAACTGCAAGGAGAAGGCCTCAGGGGGAGCCCATCTCTGCTGATGTGTTGGAAAAGGGCTGTGTTCGGGGGGGCTCGTCCTCCACTGTGGGAAGGGTCAGTTCCACCCTTGGCCCATGATTCTGTCCATCCCTGGTCAGCCCTGGTCAGCCCTGGGTGAGGGCAGCAGCTTACGATTCCTGGGCTAAATGCGAAGCCTGCAGGCTGGACGGTGATCTGCGGGGGGGTGTCCACTGGCTTGGGGGTAGGGGCAGCAGCGGTGGCAGCAGTGGGTTGCGGGAGGATGGCAGGCGTGGTCTGCAGCAGCGGCTGGGTCTGGAACAGCGTCTGGGGCTGGACTGGTGGCCGGGGTTGGGCTGTCGAGGAGGCCTGTACTGGTGCAGCAGCTTGTACGGGTGCCGGAAGAGCGGTGTTCAGCACAGCAGCTGCTATGGAGCAAGGCAGAGACAGAGGTGCTCAAATGCCTAGCCACTGCCCAGAGCGGCTCCAATCCCAAGGGATCTGGCACAAGAAGGAGAGGGGGTTGGGTCAGTGGGCACAGTGGGGCAGGCAGCCACGATTCCCTTGATCCTTGAAGGGCTGGCACATGCCAGCATCTCTCATCCCCCCTCCCTGGGGCCAGATGTGTAGGTTCAAGAACCAGATGTTGAATCTTCTTGCAGTCCTTCCCAGGAGGCTGGTCATGGGGTGAGTTCTGGCGTAGGGGGAGAGGGGCAGTCTCAGACAGCTGGCTGAAGTAAGACAGGCCTGCAGGGCCAGCGTGATGTCACGGCCTACAGTCCCGAGGTGGTGCGGCAGCTCTGCGGCCGGATGCCCAAGACACCGGATCCAGAATCCAGGGCGGCTGCCCTGGGTGGGCCGTGGGTTCTGAGTCCAACATGGCAAGCACACGTGCAGGGGTGTAGTGGAGGGTGGTGGGGGGCCTGGTGCAGTCCTGGGAAGAGTTGCCGTTACCTTGGAGACCGGCTAAAGGTGGCTTGAAAATTCCCCCCGTAGGAGAAGCAGCGGTCAGTCCTGGGAGGGCAGCCACGGTTGCTGTAGGAATTGTCCACACGGCCAGCCCCTGCTGACCAGCCACTTGACCTGCAATACTGATGGGGATAAGAAGAGGTTGAGTAACTGCCCCTGCTGGAACCATAACTCCTGTCAGAATTGTGGCTAAGTTTTCCTGAGTCAAGACCTGCAAAAGCAAACaagatttcaaaaagaaaagaaaaaataaaaaatcaacattgaCAGCGCAAACACTGGGTCTCTGAGACCCAGCTGAGCACAAACAAAGCATTCTGAGGGCGATGGGGCAAAGGCCACATGAGGGTGGGGAAGAGCCAAACCCTAGCTGGAGGCCCAAACCTGAGGGGGCGCCTGGACTGACTATCCTGCCTTCAGAGAAATCGCCCAAATCTAGGGCAAGGTGGCCCTGCTCACAGGATGGGAAGGGGGCACAGGCTTCCCCCACCACAGCCTGCTGCCTGCCAGGCCTTCTGTGGGCCCTTGCTGACAGGCCCTGTGCTTAGTGGCCAGCGAACAGAGAGCAGCGGCTGATGGAACCAAGTGGTCAAGGCCCCACAAAGGCCTCCGAGAAGTTTCTGATGGACCATACCCTTGGCTGGATGCCTCGGAGTCAGGGCATGTAGGGAAAGGGACAGGGAGCTCTGCATGCCTGCAGGATCCTGAAGGCAGCCTCTCACGGTGCTGGGGCCACTCCCTGGCTCTAAATGAGGACTCTGAACAATCCATTAACTCTTCCAGGCATCCACTGGAGGGCTGGCAAgggtattcattcatttagtcattcGATAAACAGGAACTCTGGCTGCATGAAAGAGTTAATGTTATTTCTGCAATCCTGGCTGGGTCCAAGAAGATTCTGCAAATGCAGATCCCCTTTTCCAAATGAGCCTGATATAGGCAGGGGTGAAGCTGGAGGTCCCTAGTAGGAGAGTCCCTCCCTCAAGCCATAGCCCCTTCCCTGTCCTGCCCCATGAAGTTCCCAGATTCCATGGCTTCCCCATGCTGGCTGTCCCATGCCTCgctcctgcccccagccctcTGTCCAGCTCCCGAGGGCAGCCCTTACCTGGGGGGCAGCTTGTACAGTCAGTGGCGTCAGGGTCTGCGATGTCTGAGGCTGGCTTGGGGCTTGGCTGAAGGTGGCAATGGCAGGGGCAGGGCTCGGAGGGATCCCCGGGGGTGACTTCACTTCACAAGGCATTGAGAGAAAGAAGGACAAGGAGTGAGCCTGATGTGAGTGGAGGGGTCACCACAGCAGTACATGACATCCCATCTGCAGCCTGAAGCGGTGACCCTCAGTCCCATGCTGCATTGCTGCATAGCCCAAGACCAATCACTGGTCTTCCCTGGCCCACGAGGCAGCTTCCTGAATGCTATGGTGGTGAGAATAGGAGGCTGGGGAGCCCTGTGCCAGCTCTGGAAGGTAAGCCAACCCTTCTCACATCTAGCTGAAGAAGATACCCAGGTGAGTGTTAGCCCTCATTTCCTGGTCCTGTAAAAACTGTCACATCATCAACAGAGTGGCCTGAATCCCACACGCATGTCAGGGAAGGTCAGAGCGAGAATGGATGGGAGTGGCTGTCCTTGGTTCATCCAGCCACTGAATCGCTGTTCACCCACCTCCAGGGTACTTTTGGTTGCAGCTGCTGGTTTGGGGAAGGGCAGGAGTTCCTGAAGGGCAAAGTCCTGGAAGCAAGAGTCCCTGAAAATCGGACAGGTCTGTGCTGCACTACAGGATCACAGGGGCTCTCCAGGTCAGCCAGCTTTTCTCTGCTCGTCCCTGAGGTCTAAAGTCATGTAAGCAGCTTCAACGAGCTTCTAAATGAACTTCCCGTGACCTGCAGCTTTTTGCCTCCTCTTAGTACCTTAGCCTATGCAGGTACTGGGGAACCCCCACCAGGAAACTTCACAGCCATACAACAATGAGAAGAAtggttattatttaatatatggtgAGTTAAAAGGAACCTAGGAGTTGAGTGATGGATATTCGACCAGATCAGTggcttctttttaatgtttttgagacggagtcttgctctgtcacccatgctagagtgcactAGTGCAacctctgttcactgcaacctctgcctccggtgTTCAAGGGGttcttctgtttcagcctcccaagtagttgagattacaggcgcataccaccatgcccagctaatttttttcttatttttaattttttttttttttgagacagtgtctctgtcgcccaggctggagtgcagtggcaccatctcggctcactgcaggctccgcctcctgggtt includes:
- the POU6F1 gene encoding POU domain, class 6, transcription factor 1 isoform X5, which translates into the protein MVPAGAVTQPLLIPISIAGQVAGQQGLAVWTIPTATVAALPGLTAASPTGGIFKPPLAGLQAAAVLNTALPAPVQAAAPVQASSTAQPRPPVQPQTLFQTQPLLQTTPAILPQPTAATAAAPTPKPVDTPPQITVQPAGFAFSPGIISAASLGGQTQILGSLTTAPVITSAIPSMPGISSQILTNAQGQVIGTLPWVVNSASVAAPAPAQSLQVQAVTPQLLLNAQGQVIATLASSPLPPPVAVRKPSTPESPAKSEVQPIQPTPTVPQPAVVIASPAPAAKPSASAPIPITCSETPTVSQLVSKPHTPSLDEDGINLEEIREFAKNFKIRRLSLGLTQTQVGQALTATEGPAYSQSAICRFEKLDITPKSAQKLKPVLEKWLNEAELRNQEGQQNLMEFVGGEPSKKRKRRTSFTPQAIEALNAYFEKNPLPTGQEITEIAKELNYDREVVRVWFCNRRQTLKNTSKLNVFQIP
- the POU6F1 gene encoding POU domain, class 6, transcription factor 1 isoform X4 yields the protein MDPGAGSETSLTVNEQVIVMSGHETIRVLEVGVDAQLPAEEESKGLEGVAAEGSQSGDPAEASQAAGKAGPDNLGSSAEATVKSPPGIPPSPAPAIATFSQAPSQPQTSQTLTPLTVQAAPQVLTQENLATILTGVMVPAGAVTQPLLIPISIAGQVAGQQGLAVWTIPTATVAALPGLTAASPTGGIFKPPLAGLQAAAVLNTALPAPVQAAAPVQASSTAQPRPPVQPQTLFQTQPLLQTTPAILPQPTAATAAAPTPKPVDTPPQITVQPAGFAFSPGIVIGTLPWVVNSASVAAPAPAQSLQVQAVTPQLLLNAQGQVIATLASSPLPPPVAVRKPSTPESPAKSEVQPIQPTPTVPQPAVVIASPAPAAKPSASAPIPITCSETPTVSQLVSKPHTPSLDEDGINLEEIREFAKNFKIRRLSLGLTQTQVGQALTATEGPAYSQSAICRFEKLDITPKSAQKLKPVLEKWLNEAELRNQEGQQNLMEFVGGEPSKKRKRRTSFTPQAIEALNAYFEKNPLPTGQEITEIAKELNYDREVVRVWFCNRRQTLKNTSKLNVFQIP
- the POU6F1 gene encoding POU domain, class 6, transcription factor 1 isoform X3 — encoded protein: MSGHETIRVLEVGVDAQLPAEEESKGLEGVAAEGSQSGDPAEASQAAGKAGPDNLGSSAEATVKSPPGIPPSPAPAIATFSQAPSQPQTSQTLTPLTVQAAPQVLTQENLATILTGVMVPAGAVTQPLLIPISIAGQVAGQQGLAVWTIPTATVAALPGLTAASPTGGIFKPPLAGLQAAAVLNTALPAPVQAAAPVQASSTAQPRPPVQPQTLFQTQPLLQTTPAILPQPTAATAAAPTPKPVDTPPQITVQPAGFAFSPGIISAASLGGQTQILGSLTTAPVITSAIPSMPGISSQILTNAQGQVIGTLPWVVNSASVAAPAPAQSLQVQAVTPQLLLNAQGQVIATLASSPLPPPVAVRKPSTPESPAKSEVQPIQPTPTVPQPAVVIASPAPAAKPSASAPIPITCSETPTVSQLVSKPHTPSLDEDGINLEEIREFAKNFKIRRLSLGLTQTQVGQALTATEGPAYSQSAICRFEKLDITPKSAQKLKPVLEKWLNEAELRNQEGQQNLMEFVGGEPSKKRKRRTSFTPQAIEALNAYFEKNPLPTGQEITEIAKELNYDREVVRVWFCNRRQTLKNTSKLNVFQIP
- the POU6F1 gene encoding POU domain, class 6, transcription factor 1 isoform X1; this translates as MDPGAGSETSLTVNEQVIVMSGHETIRVLEVGVDAQLPAEEESKGLEGVAAEGSQSGDPAEASQAAGKAGPDNLGSSAEATVKSPPGIPPSPAPAIATFSQAPSQPQTSQTLTPLTVQAAPQVLTQENLATILTGVMVPAGAVTQPLLIPISIAGQVAGQQGLAVWTIPTATVAALPGLTAASPTGGIFKPPLAGLQAAAVLNTALPAPVQAAAPVQASSTAQPRPPVQPQTLFQTQPLLQTTPAILPQPTAATAAAPTPKPVDTPPQITVQPAGFAFSPGIISAASLGGQTQILGSLTTAPVITSAIPSMPGISSQILTNAQGQVIGTLPWVVNSASVAAPAPAQSLQVQAVTPQLLLNAQGQVIATLASSPLPPPVAVRKPSTPESPAKSEVQPIQPTPTVPQPAVVIASPAPAAKPSASAPIPITCSETPTVSQLVSKPHTPSLDEDGINLEEIREFAKNFKIRRLSLGLTQTQVGQALTATEGPAYSQSAICRFEKLDITPKSAQKLKPVLEKWLNEAELRNQEGQQNLMEFVGGEPSKKRKRRTSFTPQAIEALNAYFEKNPLPTGQEITEIAKELNYDREVVRVWFCNRRQTLKNTSKLNVFQIP
- the POU6F1 gene encoding POU domain, class 6, transcription factor 1 isoform X2, coding for MDPGAGSETSLTVNEQVIVMSGHETIRVLEVGVDAQLPAEEESKGLEGVAAEGSQSGDPAEASQAAGKAGPDNLGSSAEATVKSPPGIPPSPAPAIATFSQAPSQPQTSQTLTPLTVQAAPQVLTQENLATILTGVMVPAGAVTQPLLIPISIAGQVAGQQGLAVWTIPTATVAALPGLTAASPTGGIFKPPLAGLQAAVLNTALPAPVQAAAPVQASSTAQPRPPVQPQTLFQTQPLLQTTPAILPQPTAATAAAPTPKPVDTPPQITVQPAGFAFSPGIISAASLGGQTQILGSLTTAPVITSAIPSMPGISSQILTNAQGQVIGTLPWVVNSASVAAPAPAQSLQVQAVTPQLLLNAQGQVIATLASSPLPPPVAVRKPSTPESPAKSEVQPIQPTPTVPQPAVVIASPAPAAKPSASAPIPITCSETPTVSQLVSKPHTPSLDEDGINLEEIREFAKNFKIRRLSLGLTQTQVGQALTATEGPAYSQSAICRFEKLDITPKSAQKLKPVLEKWLNEAELRNQEGQQNLMEFVGGEPSKKRKRRTSFTPQAIEALNAYFEKNPLPTGQEITEIAKELNYDREVVRVWFCNRRQTLKNTSKLNVFQIP